A genomic segment from Chlorogloeopsis sp. ULAP01 encodes:
- a CDS encoding ABC transporter substrate-binding protein encodes MLDRETKAEEVLSQYQKRIEELKKRLGNKLQQIEISVIFCDDNFIWTISNKENSLIPSILNDIGLRYKFLSRGRDAKLSIETISEYDADILFIVDVGEKTSSFYFQNSMFSSLKAVKNNRAYVVSQ; translated from the coding sequence TTGCTGGATCGAGAAACAAAAGCAGAGGAAGTTTTAAGTCAATATCAGAAACGAATTGAAGAATTGAAAAAACGCTTAGGAAACAAGTTGCAGCAAATAGAGATTTCCGTAATTTTTTGTGATGATAATTTTATTTGGACAATTAGTAATAAAGAAAATTCTTTAATTCCTAGTATTTTAAATGATATTGGGTTGCGTTATAAATTTTTGTCTCGCGGCAGAGATGCAAAACTCAGCATTGAAACTATCAGTGAGTACGATGCTGATATTCTATTTATTGTTGATGTTGGTGAAAAAACATCAAGCTTTTATTTTCAAAATTCTATGTTTAGTAGTCTAAAAGCCGTCAAAAACAATCGAGCTTATGTTGTCAGTCAATAA
- a CDS encoding Na+-dependent transporter produces MNLTQLILLALKVSIVLAVFALGLGARLKDVTYLFRHPRQLVRSLLSMYIIMPLVAGAIVAAFNLYPAVEIALIALSLSPIPPILPKKQLKAGGEEDYTFGLLVAMSLLAIVFAPLMIKLLDRAFGRTDKIPPIVVAQIVLSTVLVWLAIGIAVRYLSPAFAQRIAKPISVVASVVMLVSLLPILFTARSALASLIGNGTIIVIVVFVLIGLAAGHLLGGPNPHHRTVLALSTATRHPGVAIVIAHTNFPEQKLALAAILLYLLISGVVTIPYLKSRKRADAI; encoded by the coding sequence ATGAATCTAACACAATTAATCTTGCTGGCGCTGAAGGTGAGTATCGTACTCGCCGTTTTCGCGCTTGGGTTGGGGGCAAGACTCAAAGATGTAACCTATTTGTTTCGCCATCCCAGACAACTTGTGCGATCACTCCTCTCCATGTACATCATTATGCCACTGGTAGCGGGGGCAATTGTAGCTGCTTTCAATCTGTATCCGGCTGTAGAAATCGCTCTGATCGCGCTATCGTTGTCTCCAATCCCGCCCATCTTACCGAAGAAGCAACTTAAGGCAGGCGGAGAAGAGGATTACACGTTTGGATTACTGGTGGCAATGTCGCTGCTGGCGATCGTGTTTGCTCCCCTCATGATTAAGCTGCTCGATAGAGCCTTCGGCAGAACCGACAAAATTCCGCCCATCGTCGTTGCTCAGATTGTTCTATCTACCGTACTGGTGTGGCTGGCGATCGGTATCGCAGTCCGATATCTGTCACCTGCATTTGCCCAACGGATTGCCAAGCCCATATCTGTGGTAGCATCTGTAGTGATGCTTGTCAGTCTTTTGCCCATCTTGTTTACTGCAAGATCTGCGCTCGCCTCTCTGATTGGCAATGGAACGATCATTGTGATTGTAGTTTTTGTCCTGATTGGGCTAGCAGCAGGTCATTTGCTGGGTGGGCCAAATCCCCATCACCGCACAGTTCTGGCACTGTCTACCGCTACTCGGCACCCTGGCGTCGCGATTGTGATCGCCCATACTAACTTTCCAGAGCAAAAGCTCGCCCTCGCCGCCATCCTGCTCTATTTGCTAATCAGTGGGGTTGTCACCATTCCGTACTTGAAAAGCCGTAAGCGTGCCGATGCGATTTAA
- a CDS encoding Coq4 family protein, translating into MSYRYINTLASPDNINKFLELVDLVGGADKDVNNVFKLADKLSTGLQMQLCTQVIQKDPTSAKMLEERYVGPPHDLKTLLTMPKGSLGWTYARVLSAIGYEPLHQTAPTSFETDGDYVNFRVFKTHDLHHVMTGYSLDTLGELGVISVFVGQIRYPAFLFLDLISLLLSFFTSDKLYDENMEVADLNKTLGYKFRLISDGIEIGQAAKPLFPVKWEEGFERPLEEWRQELNVKPVMEGPYSWYTNPKIKAALEA; encoded by the coding sequence ATGAGCTATAGATATATCAATACTTTAGCCTCGCCTGACAATATAAATAAGTTTTTGGAGTTAGTTGATTTAGTTGGAGGTGCAGATAAGGATGTTAATAATGTCTTTAAATTAGCTGACAAACTTAGTACGGGACTTCAGATGCAATTGTGTACTCAAGTTATTCAAAAAGATCCTACTTCAGCGAAAATGTTAGAGGAACGATATGTTGGCCCACCCCATGATTTGAAGACTCTGTTGACAATGCCGAAAGGCTCTTTGGGATGGACTTATGCCAGAGTTTTATCAGCAATCGGCTATGAGCCGTTACATCAAACTGCTCCTACTAGTTTTGAAACAGACGGGGATTACGTTAACTTTAGAGTTTTTAAAACTCACGATCTTCATCATGTGATGACTGGATATTCGTTGGATACTTTAGGCGAATTAGGTGTCATTTCCGTATTTGTAGGACAAATCCGCTATCCTGCCTTTTTGTTTTTGGATCTCATCTCTTTGTTACTAAGCTTTTTTACGAGTGACAAACTTTATGATGAAAACATGGAGGTAGCTGATTTAAATAAAACGTTGGGGTATAAATTCCGATTAATTTCAGATGGTATTGAAATAGGACAAGCAGCGAAACCTCTATTTCCTGTAAAGTGGGAAGAAGGCTTTGAACGTCCTTTAGAGGAGTGGCGACAGGAGTTAAATGTTAAGCCCGTGATGGAAGGTCCTTACAGTTGGTATACTAATCCCAAAATCAAGGCTGCATTAGAGGCATAA